In Methylobacterium aquaticum, the following are encoded in one genomic region:
- the dapA gene encoding 4-hydroxy-tetrahydrodipicolinate synthase, giving the protein MSPAHRLGGALTALVTPFAAGGTRLDERALGDLVAWQVAEGAEGLVVGGPTGEGPTLTEAERDRVLRVALAAAGGRIPVIAATESNCTRTAVVRTLAAEAAGADATLAVTPFYNRPTQEGLFRHYAAIAAAAARPLLLHAVPARTGIDVRPETLARLAALPGLAGLVDATGDLARLAPVGGATGPGFLHLSGDDATAAAHAMMGGQGCLSVVANLVPGACAALQRAVRAGDPVRARVIQARLMPLVAALSRETDPGPVKLALALLRPGLSPDLRLPLVRPGPATQAALAAALDGIGECGSA; this is encoded by the coding sequence GTGAGCCCCGCCCACAGGCTCGGCGGTGCGCTCACCGCCCTGGTCACGCCTTTTGCGGCGGGCGGGACCCGGCTCGACGAGCGGGCGCTCGGCGATCTCGTCGCCTGGCAGGTCGCCGAGGGGGCCGAAGGCCTGGTGGTCGGCGGCCCGACCGGCGAAGGCCCGACCCTCACGGAAGCGGAGCGCGACCGGGTCCTGCGCGTCGCCCTCGCGGCGGCCGGGGGCCGGATCCCGGTGATCGCCGCCACCGAGAGCAACTGCACCCGCACGGCCGTCGTCCGGACCCTGGCGGCGGAGGCCGCCGGGGCCGACGCCACCCTGGCGGTCACGCCGTTCTACAACCGCCCGACGCAGGAGGGGCTGTTCCGGCATTACGCGGCGATCGCCGCGGCGGCCGCCCGGCCGCTCCTCCTCCACGCGGTCCCGGCCCGCACCGGGATCGACGTCCGGCCCGAGACCCTGGCGCGCCTCGCCGCCCTGCCGGGCCTCGCCGGGCTGGTCGACGCGACCGGCGACCTCGCCCGGCTCGCCCCGGTCGGGGGGGCCACCGGCCCGGGCTTCCTCCATCTCTCGGGCGACGACGCCACCGCCGCCGCCCACGCGATGATGGGCGGGCAGGGCTGCCTGTCGGTGGTCGCCAACCTCGTGCCGGGCGCCTGCGCCGCCCTGCAGCGGGCCGTCCGCGCGGGCGACCCCGTCCGCGCCCGGGTGATCCAGGCCCGGCTGATGCCGCTGGTCGCGGCGCTGTCGCGGGAGACCGATCCTGGCCCGGTCAAGCTCGCCCTGGCGCTCCTGCGCCCGGGCCTTTCCCCCGACCTGCGCCTGCCCCTGGTGCGGCCCGGTCCTGCGACGCAGGCCGCGCTGGCGGCGGCCCTCGACGGGATCGGGGAATGCGGCTCAGCCTGA
- a CDS encoding HTH domain-containing protein yields MFLSEAETEARLDDLRRQRAALDRAIAEHELYLDLGRRLARPGAGVEPARAAPAPVEAPAPRAVPEAPRTEPARAPVPEPEAAPVPPPDGSPAPAGAAGRQEGRRLMAAAEEILAEAGRPMHAAEIWERLAARGLTLPGHDPVAALNTRLWKRAKGGTIFHRLGDAVYGLAS; encoded by the coding sequence ATGTTCCTGTCGGAAGCGGAAACGGAGGCCCGGCTGGACGACCTGCGGCGCCAGCGCGCCGCCCTCGACCGGGCCATCGCCGAGCACGAGCTCTACCTCGATCTCGGCCGCCGGCTCGCCCGGCCGGGCGCCGGCGTCGAACCGGCGCGGGCCGCGCCCGCTCCGGTGGAGGCTCCGGCACCGCGCGCCGTACCCGAGGCGCCGCGGACGGAGCCCGCCCGGGCGCCTGTCCCGGAACCCGAAGCCGCTCCCGTCCCGCCGCCGGACGGGTCCCCGGCCCCCGCCGGCGCGGCGGGGCGTCAGGAGGGTCGCCGGCTGATGGCGGCGGCGGAAGAGATCCTGGCCGAGGCCGGGCGGCCGATGCATGCCGCCGAGATCTGGGAACGGCTCGCGGCCCGCGGCCTGACCCTGCCGGGCCACGATCCGGTGGCGGCCCTCAACACCCGTCTGTGGAAGCGCGCGAAAGGCGGCACGATCTTCCACCGTCTCGGCGACGCGGTCTACGGGCTCGCCTCCTGA
- a CDS encoding replication protein RepA: protein MSIEAKIAAIHDEDLVAELEAARGGFLFAVIVEHIAHRQALRDAERAETGRKQDARAAMGRDQRRRDAVRMVIEAEPVTPDTIQHIHSVLALCGLPYRDPGEEREFFREYGRNTLSILAGRLKNPATGQMELQGLPYGPKARLVLLHLCTEAVRQRSPTVEVADSLSGFMREMGFAVTGGERGTIRQFKEQLHRLAACTMQIGLWDGQSRSSTITMPPFRQLDLWRSGGQDGIAWSKTVQFHQDFYDNLVQHALPVDIRAARAFSGSARKLDLLFWIGYRLRSLQRPLRLNWDTVHRQFGADNASLRSFRQAFKADVAHVKEVFPKLPISLDEAGLQLMPTDPGSLLVPPKPARRKAAAVRAGAA, encoded by the coding sequence TGGTGGCCGAGCTGGAAGCGGCCCGGGGCGGGTTCCTGTTCGCGGTCATCGTCGAGCACATCGCCCACCGCCAGGCCCTGCGCGACGCCGAGCGGGCGGAGACCGGCCGAAAGCAGGATGCCCGCGCCGCCATGGGGCGCGACCAGCGCCGGCGCGACGCGGTGCGGATGGTGATCGAGGCCGAGCCCGTCACCCCGGACACGATCCAGCACATCCATTCCGTGCTGGCGCTCTGCGGCTTGCCCTATCGCGATCCCGGCGAGGAGCGGGAATTCTTCCGGGAATACGGCCGCAACACGCTGAGCATCCTGGCCGGACGGCTGAAGAACCCGGCGACCGGCCAGATGGAATTGCAGGGCCTGCCCTACGGCCCCAAGGCCCGGCTGGTGCTCCTGCATCTCTGCACCGAGGCGGTGCGACAGCGCAGCCCCACGGTCGAGGTCGCCGACAGCCTGTCGGGCTTCATGCGCGAGATGGGGTTCGCCGTCACCGGCGGCGAGCGCGGCACGATCCGGCAGTTCAAGGAGCAGCTGCATCGGCTCGCCGCCTGCACGATGCAGATCGGCCTGTGGGACGGGCAGTCGCGCTCCTCGACCATCACCATGCCGCCGTTCCGCCAGCTCGACCTCTGGCGCTCGGGCGGCCAGGACGGCATCGCCTGGTCGAAGACGGTGCAGTTCCACCAGGACTTCTACGACAACCTGGTCCAGCACGCCCTGCCGGTCGACATCCGGGCCGCCCGGGCCTTCTCGGGCTCGGCGCGCAAGCTCGACCTGCTGTTCTGGATCGGCTACCGCCTGCGCAGCCTCCAGCGCCCGTTGCGCCTGAACTGGGACACGGTCCACAGGCAGTTCGGCGCCGACAACGCGTCGCTCCGCAGCTTCCGCCAGGCGTTCAAGGCCGACGTCGCCCACGTCAAGGAGGTCTTCCCGAAGCTGCCGATCAGCCTCGACGAGGCCGGCCTCCAGCTGATGCCGACCGATCCCGGCTCCCTCCTGGTGCCGCCCAAGCCCGCCCGCCGCAAGGCCGCGGCGGTCAGGGCCGGGGCGGCGTGA